A stretch of the Streptomyces sp. NBC_01428 genome encodes the following:
- a CDS encoding FHA domain-containing protein, which translates to MQIRLTVVDPLGPPSEPRGRAAACDVLVTAPAGTALAAVASGLASAVGGSGGTGQGERGREPGGGQIVLYAGAERLDAQRCTLGEPPLTDGAVLCLGAPAEPGPDLDDVSAQLHVVAGPDAGGVHLLHGGQIHVGRSARADVPLDDPDVSRLHCAVTVTPDGRVSVADTGSTNGTTLDGARVGERPVRFTEGALLRVGESALRLAPPGGPGALATAPDGEGHVRVSAGAPRDAPDGGSAGPLPSSAPSPSASPDDRQPHGAVPHARGDSASLFQGGSLPPADATHHTYGTSEWGASADGVPGTGEYGRYGGSEPPVVPEQGGAPRIEGGPRGGASAGARGRPGGSGGHTGTTGEWPEGEPEDTFGAGPGIPGARKGTPMRGTDVPAGMRRRGGLGAWARRLTGSRGGPEGAAPETWDDGALVVRDLPTAVHRSPETWPDPAALLLTALGPGPRLWERGPGHPEALTVRLGTTDRTTPGGAGALPAVPVTTGLREVGSLGLAGPRARLAGLARAVVAQLATLHSPDALEIVLISADRARSVQERSAEWSWLGWLPHLRPTHGQDCRLLLAYDREQAAARTDELLRRLEDHLAETDGGPGRRGTRPGGDGGSVPAARRAERHDSGGHDGPGTGDPARGAAHRPSWARDGSGPDTGSGPDTGFDGPYTVVVVDGDPGGADVREAVLRLTHEGPRAGIHVVCLAETAAASPASPVTETYEAACAVVPAFRACGAVALLSGDVATALRLLRVAPGGTGDPVPGGTPRTGAPDDGPFHDGGSERTGPPVPSPRSGAAHTGPSAASSRHDGSTHLGIPHPGAGRGSGSGAGSSSSHPGRTSPGTAGRPARGPVGHGTVAAVDAVSLAWAERFARALAPLRTDGAQGDRHTRVSAPLPQAARLLDELGLARATPASLMARWADAADDTEALGGRARAVLGAGPRGPVAVDLHVEGPHLLIEGPPGSGRTELLRSVAASLAAAERPDRLGIVLMEGRDGTGGHGTAAAGEGLQVCTDLPHVTTHLTTNDPVRMREFAQSLSAELKRRSELLGRLGFGEWHTGQAVSGRLVAQRAPGPSAGTRPSTGAADLDTPSSSTLRLRPAAARRQTEPGPPLARLVVVVDDLDALLSPPLGSPGRPAAGSVVRALEAVAREGDRLGVHLVAASAVDGRTAGSELARSAALRVALDAPSPGPDEPSPGRGRLLRRDGRETPFQGGRVTGRIPRTATLRPTVVPLEWHRMGDPPARRPVRELGNGPTDLALLASALERAARSVSAAEVPSLL; encoded by the coding sequence ATGCAGATCCGGCTGACCGTCGTAGACCCGTTGGGCCCGCCCTCGGAGCCGCGGGGGCGCGCCGCGGCCTGCGATGTGCTGGTGACCGCGCCCGCCGGGACGGCGCTGGCCGCGGTCGCGTCGGGGCTGGCCTCGGCGGTCGGGGGGAGCGGGGGCACCGGCCAGGGCGAGCGGGGCCGAGAGCCCGGTGGCGGCCAGATCGTGCTGTACGCGGGCGCGGAGCGGCTCGACGCCCAGCGCTGCACCCTCGGTGAGCCACCCCTGACGGACGGCGCAGTGCTCTGCCTGGGCGCGCCCGCCGAACCGGGCCCCGACCTGGACGACGTCTCGGCCCAGCTCCATGTGGTCGCCGGTCCCGACGCGGGCGGGGTCCATCTGCTGCACGGCGGCCAGATCCACGTGGGCCGCTCCGCCCGGGCGGACGTACCCCTGGACGACCCGGACGTCTCCCGTCTGCACTGCGCCGTCACGGTCACTCCGGACGGCCGGGTCTCGGTCGCCGACACCGGCTCCACGAACGGCACGACGCTGGACGGCGCCCGCGTGGGCGAGCGTCCCGTCCGCTTCACCGAGGGCGCCCTGCTGCGCGTCGGCGAGTCGGCCCTGCGCCTCGCCCCGCCCGGCGGCCCGGGCGCGTTGGCGACGGCCCCGGACGGCGAAGGGCACGTCCGGGTGTCGGCGGGCGCCCCGCGCGACGCCCCGGACGGCGGCTCCGCCGGACCGCTCCCCTCGTCCGCCCCGTCGCCGAGCGCCTCCCCGGACGACCGGCAGCCGCACGGAGCGGTCCCCCACGCGCGCGGGGACAGCGCCTCCCTCTTCCAGGGAGGCTCCCTGCCTCCCGCGGACGCGACCCACCACACCTACGGCACCTCCGAGTGGGGGGCCTCCGCGGACGGGGTCCCCGGAACCGGGGAGTACGGGCGGTACGGGGGGTCGGAGCCGCCCGTCGTGCCGGAGCAGGGCGGAGCACCGCGGATCGAAGGCGGCCCGCGCGGCGGCGCCTCCGCGGGGGCGCGGGGACGCCCCGGCGGGAGCGGCGGCCACACGGGGACCACCGGGGAATGGCCCGAAGGAGAGCCCGAGGACACCTTCGGCGCCGGACCGGGCATCCCGGGCGCCCGCAAGGGCACGCCGATGCGCGGCACGGACGTTCCGGCGGGGATGCGCAGGCGCGGCGGTCTCGGCGCCTGGGCCCGCCGGCTGACCGGAAGCCGCGGCGGACCGGAGGGCGCGGCGCCCGAGACGTGGGACGACGGAGCGCTCGTGGTGCGGGACCTGCCGACCGCCGTGCACCGCTCGCCCGAGACCTGGCCCGACCCGGCGGCGCTGCTGCTCACCGCCCTCGGCCCGGGCCCCCGGCTCTGGGAGCGCGGCCCCGGTCACCCGGAGGCCCTGACCGTGCGGCTCGGCACGACCGACCGGACGACCCCGGGCGGCGCGGGCGCGCTGCCCGCCGTGCCGGTGACCACGGGACTCCGAGAGGTCGGTTCCCTGGGCCTCGCGGGACCGAGGGCCCGGCTGGCGGGGCTGGCCCGCGCGGTCGTCGCCCAGCTCGCCACGCTGCACTCCCCCGACGCGCTGGAAATCGTCCTCATCAGCGCCGACCGGGCCCGGTCCGTGCAGGAGCGCAGCGCCGAGTGGTCCTGGCTCGGCTGGCTCCCCCATCTGCGTCCCACCCACGGGCAGGACTGCCGTCTCCTCCTCGCGTACGACCGCGAACAGGCGGCGGCGCGCACCGACGAACTCCTGCGCCGCCTGGAGGACCACCTCGCGGAGACGGACGGCGGACCGGGCCGGCGGGGCACCCGCCCCGGCGGCGACGGTGGCTCCGTCCCGGCCGCCCGGCGCGCGGAGCGGCACGACAGCGGCGGACACGACGGACCCGGCACCGGCGACCCCGCGCGCGGTGCGGCACACCGGCCCTCCTGGGCGCGCGACGGGAGCGGACCGGACACCGGCTCCGGACCGGACACCGGCTTCGACGGCCCGTACACGGTGGTCGTCGTGGACGGCGACCCCGGTGGCGCGGACGTCCGGGAGGCCGTCCTGCGCCTCACGCACGAGGGCCCGCGGGCCGGTATCCACGTGGTGTGTCTCGCCGAGACGGCCGCAGCGTCCCCCGCGTCCCCGGTGACGGAGACGTACGAGGCGGCATGCGCCGTCGTGCCCGCGTTCCGTGCCTGCGGGGCGGTGGCCCTGCTCAGCGGGGACGTGGCCACGGCACTGCGGCTGCTGCGGGTGGCGCCGGGCGGTACCGGCGATCCCGTCCCCGGCGGGACTCCCCGGACCGGGGCACCGGACGACGGCCCGTTCCACGACGGTGGGTCGGAGCGCACCGGGCCGCCGGTGCCGTCACCGCGTTCCGGCGCCGCGCACACCGGGCCGTCGGCCGCCTCGTCGCGCCACGACGGATCGACGCACCTGGGCATCCCGCATCCGGGAGCCGGACGAGGATCCGGGTCCGGCGCCGGATCGTCCTCGTCGCACCCCGGCCGCACCTCCCCCGGCACCGCGGGCCGGCCGGCGCGCGGTCCCGTCGGTCACGGCACCGTCGCCGCGGTGGACGCCGTGTCGCTCGCCTGGGCCGAGCGGTTCGCGCGGGCGCTCGCACCGCTGCGGACGGACGGCGCACAGGGCGACCGGCACACCCGCGTGTCCGCCCCCCTGCCCCAAGCGGCCCGCCTGCTCGACGAGTTGGGCCTCGCGCGCGCCACCCCCGCCTCCCTGATGGCGCGTTGGGCGGACGCCGCGGACGACACGGAGGCGCTCGGCGGACGGGCCAGGGCCGTCCTCGGCGCGGGCCCGCGCGGCCCCGTGGCCGTCGACCTCCATGTCGAGGGCCCGCACCTGCTGATCGAAGGCCCGCCGGGCAGCGGCCGCACGGAGCTGCTGCGCTCGGTCGCCGCGTCCCTCGCCGCCGCCGAGCGGCCCGACCGGCTCGGCATCGTCCTGATGGAGGGCCGGGACGGCACGGGCGGGCACGGCACGGCGGCCGCCGGTGAGGGCCTCCAGGTCTGCACCGACCTGCCGCACGTCACCACTCATCTGACGACCAACGACCCCGTTCGCATGCGGGAGTTCGCGCAGTCCCTGAGCGCGGAGCTGAAGCGGCGTTCGGAGCTGCTCGGCCGGCTCGGCTTCGGCGAGTGGCACACCGGGCAGGCGGTGTCCGGCCGGCTGGTCGCCCAGCGCGCGCCCGGCCCGTCGGCGGGCACCAGGCCGTCGACCGGCGCCGCCGACCTCGACACACCGTCCAGCTCGACGCTGCGGCTGCGGCCCGCCGCGGCCCGCCGGCAGACCGAGCCGGGTCCGCCGCTGGCCCGCCTGGTCGTGGTCGTCGACGACCTGGACGCCCTGCTGTCACCGCCGTTGGGGTCCCCGGGACGTCCGGCGGCCGGTTCGGTCGTGCGGGCGCTGGAGGCCGTGGCCCGCGAGGGCGACCGGCTCGGGGTGCACCTCGTGGCGGCGTCCGCGGTGGACGGCCGTACGGCGGGGTCGGAGCTGGCGCGGTCCGCCGCGCTGCGCGTCGCCCTGGACGCGCCGTCGCCGGGACCGGACGAGCCCTCCCCCGGGCGGGGCCGTCTGCTGCGCCGGGACGGGCGGGAAACGCCCTTCCAGGGCGGCCGGGTCACCGGACGCATCCCCCGCACGGCGACACTGCGCCCCACGGTCGTCCCCCTGGAGTGGCATCGGATGGGCGACCCGCCGGCCCGCCGCCCCGTCCGCGAGCTGGGGAACGGCCCGACGGACCTGGCCCTGCTCGCCAGCGCGCTGGAGCGCGCGGCACGTTCCGTCTCCGCCGCCGAGGTGCCGTCGCTGCTGTAG